CGTGACGTCCCCCGCCAGGGCCTCCACCCGCGTCCCGTACGCCGACAACTCCGCCGCCGCCTCCTTCAGCGCCCCGGCGGTCCTGGCGTCGAGCACCAGATCCCACCCGCGCTCCGCCAGCGCCGCGCCGAGTGCCCGGCCCAGCCCCTTCGACGCCCCCGTGATGATCGCTACCGGCATGACATCCGTCCCCTCGTCCTCGACCGCCTCCGAACCCGGCGGCGGTGATCCCAACGTAGGAACCGCACCGCCCCCACCGCCTCGTACGCGAGCCGCAGACCGCCGGGGCCCTTCGCCCTAGGCCACCGGGCCGGGCCCCGGGGCCCGGCCCGGCCGTACGCCGCCGCACCGGCCCCCCGAGGCCTAGGACCGCCCCCTGAGGTCCAGGCCCGGTCCTAAGCCTCGGTCCTAGGTCCGAGGCACCCGGTGAGGCCTCCGGCGGTCCGATCCGCGGTGTCGGACCCCGCCGGTACGGTGAGGTCATGAGTCAAGGTCCACGGTCCGGCCTCGCCGCGGTGAGCAGCGCCCTGCTGGCCATGAGCAGGCACCTGGAGGTGCGCGACGTCCTCAAGACGATCGTCGCCTCCGCGCGTGAGCTGCTGGACGCGGAGTACGCCGCGCTCGGCGTGCCCGACGACCACGGTGGCTTCGCCCAGTTCGTCGTCGACGGCGTCAGCGACGCCCAGTGGAAGGCCATCGGTCCGCTCCCACGCCAGCACGGCATCCTCGCCGCGATGCTCCACCAGGCCACCCCCGAGCGCCTGGCCGACGTCCGCAAGGACCCCCGCTTCGAGGGCTGGCCCAGCGCCCACCCCGACCTGATCGACTTCCTGGGCCTGCCCATCCGCGACGGCGACGAGGTCATCGGCGCCCTCTTCCTCGCCAACAAGCGCTGCCCCAAGCCCGACGGCGGCTGCGGCTTCACCGAGGAGGACGAGGACCTGCTGTCGATCCTCGCCCAGCACGCCGCCATCGCCCTCACCAACGCCCGCCTCTACGAGCGCAGCCGCGAACTGACCATCGCCGAGGAGCGCTCCCGGCTCGCCCACGAACTCCACGACGCGGTCAGCCAGAAGCTGTTCTCCCTGCGCCTGACCGCCCAGGCCGCCGCCGCCCTCGTCGACCGCGACCCCTCCCGCGCCAAGGGCGAACTCCAGCAGGTCGCCGCCCTCGCCGCCGAAGCCGCGGACGAACTGCGCGCCGCCGTGGTCGAACTGCGCCCCGCCGGACTCGACGAGGACGGCCTGGTCGCCACCCTGCGTACCCAGGTCCACGTCCTGGACCGCGCCCACAGCGCCCGCGTCACCTTCTCCGGCCGCGGCGCCCGCGCGCTGCCCGCCGCCCAGGAGGAGGCCATGCTGCGCGTCGCCCAGGAGGCCCTGCACAACGCGCTGCGGCACTCGGGGGCCGAGCGGGTCGACGTCACGCTGGACCGGCACGGCGGCGGAGCCGTCCTGCGGGTAACCGACGACGGCAGCGGCTTCGACCCCCAGGCGGTACGCCGCGCGGGACGCCACCTCGGCCTGGTCTCCATGCGCGACCGGGCGAGCGGGGTCGGGGGCCGACTGGCCGTGGAATCGGTGCCCGGAAAAGGCACGACCATCGAGATGGAGGTCCCCGGTGGCTGACGCGATCAAGGTGCTGCTCGTCGACGACCACCAGGTGGTCCGCCGCGGCCTGCGCACCTTCCTGGAGGTGCAGGACGACATAGAGGTCGTGGGAGAGGCCGCCGACGGCGCCGAGGGAGTGGCCCGCGCCGAGGAACTGCGGCCCGACGTCGTCCTCATGGACGTCAAGATGCCCGGCATGGACGGTGTCGAGGCCCTCCGCAAGCTCCGCGAACTGGCCAACCCCGCGCGCGTGCTCATCGTCACCAGCTTCACCGAGCAGCGCACGGTCGTCCCGGCCCTGCGCGCCGGCGCCGCCGGATACGTGTACAAGGACGTGGACCCCGAGGCCCTGGCCGCCGCCATCCGTTCGGTGCACGCCGGACACATCCTCCTGCAGCAGGAGGTCGCGGACGCGCTGTTGTCCCAGGAGGGGGCCAACTCCGGCCAGGGGAGAGGAGGTTCGCTGACCGAGCGGGAGCGCGAGGTGCTCGGCCTGATCGCCGACGGCCGCTCCAACCGCGAGATAGCCCGTGCGTTGGTGCTGTCCGAGAAGACGGTGAAGACCCACGTCTCGAACATCCTCATGAAGCTCGACCTGGCGGACCGGACCCAGGCCGCGCTGTGGGCGGTACGCCATGGTGTGACCGGATGATGTGCGGGTTGTCCGGCAATACGGAGGGTTCCACTCCGGACTGAGATTCATACTGTCGGGTGTATGTCCCTCGGGTGGCGCATCCTGCCGGGCCCTCCGGCGTTCTTCAGTGCGTGCTGCGTGCGACCGCCGCAGTGATCGCAAGGAAGGGCTCAAAGTGAAGAACCTGAAGAAGGCCGCCGCTGTCACGATGGTGGCCGGTGGCCTCGTCGCCGCCGGTGCCGGTATGGCCTCCGCCACCGACGGCGGGGCGCACGCCGACGGCAAGGCCATCGGTTCGCCGGGCGTCGTCTCGGGCAACGTCATCCAGGCCCCGGTCCACATCCCCGTGAACGCGGTCGGCAACAGCGTGAACGTCGTCGGCATCCTGAACCCGGCCTTCGGCAACCTGGGTGTCAACCACTGACGTTCCCGCCCCGGAGCACCAGTGACCACCGGCCTTCCAGGCGCCCCCTGGAAGGCCGGTCAGGTTTCGTCCTGTGATCGTTCCCTTGGTCGTTCCATCGCCTCAAAGCGCCGAAGGGGCCGTTCCCGTCGTTCGCGCCTGCCACGGCGGACCGGCCCTGCGTTGATCAACGCACGGCCCGCGGGCGGGCCGGACACGCGCGACGCCGGAGGAACGCAGCTCATGAACGTCGCCAAGAAGGCCGCCCTGACCGTCACCGCCGCCGGTCTCGCCGTAGGCGCCTCGTCCGGTGCCGCCGTCGCCGACTCGGTCGCCGACAGCGCCGCAGTGGGCTCTCCGGGCGTCGCCTCCGGCCTCGACGTCCAGGTCCCCGTCGACGTCCCCGTCACGGTCACGGGCCTCAGCGCCAACCTCATCGCCGCGCTCAACCCGACGTTCGGCAACGTCACGGCCAACCACTGACGCTCCGCTCCGCGCCCATCCACCCGCCCCAGGTGCGGCCAGTCCTGCCGCTGGGGCGGGTGGATGGGCGCGGCGGCGCCCGGCAAGCGCCGGTGAGCGAAACCCCGCCCCCGTCCAGCCGCAGCCGCCGGGCAACGCACGGCCAAGGGCCGGCTCCTCGCCGAACTACCGCCCCCGCTCCCGCTCCTCCACGAACGCGTTGTACGCCGCCACCTGCGCCCGCCGAGCCGTCCGCTCCACCGGCCGCAGCGCGGCCGTCCGCGAGGCCATCTCGGAGGCGCTCACGGCCCCGCCGTGCCCGTTCTCGAACGCGACGGACGTCAGCAGCCCGACACGCTGTGCCAGCTCCAGCACACGTACCGCACGCGGCGGATACCCGGGCGCCAACACGTCCCGCCCCTGCTCGGCCCGAGCCCGATACGCGTCGATCGCCGCCTCGGCCACCGGCCCCGAGGCCGCCACGTCCAGCCGCGACAACACCGCCGTCGCCTCCCGGAGCGCCTCCGCCAGCTCCCGTTCGGCCTCCCCGAGCGACGGCACATCGGCGGGCGGCGCCTCTCGTACCTCCAGGCAGTGCCAGACGACCTCGACATGCTCATCGCCTGCCGGACCGGCCGAGAACACCTCCGGTACCAGCCCCAGCGCACCCCCGTGGCAGACGACCGCCTCCTCCGCCTCCAGCGCCCGCTTGTTGAACTCCGGCGGCCCGCTCAGTCCCAGCGGATGCCCCGGGGCCGGAAGCGCGACGCGCAACCCGGTCACCCCGAGCGCCCGCAGCCGCCCCAGCCCGAGCGTCAGCCCGACGGGCCCCGACTCGCCGGGCAACCCCTCCACCCGGTGCACCGCGTCCTCC
The DNA window shown above is from Streptomyces akebiae and carries:
- a CDS encoding GAF domain-containing sensor histidine kinase, coding for MSQGPRSGLAAVSSALLAMSRHLEVRDVLKTIVASARELLDAEYAALGVPDDHGGFAQFVVDGVSDAQWKAIGPLPRQHGILAAMLHQATPERLADVRKDPRFEGWPSAHPDLIDFLGLPIRDGDEVIGALFLANKRCPKPDGGCGFTEEDEDLLSILAQHAAIALTNARLYERSRELTIAEERSRLAHELHDAVSQKLFSLRLTAQAAAALVDRDPSRAKGELQQVAALAAEAADELRAAVVELRPAGLDEDGLVATLRTQVHVLDRAHSARVTFSGRGARALPAAQEEAMLRVAQEALHNALRHSGAERVDVTLDRHGGGAVLRVTDDGSGFDPQAVRRAGRHLGLVSMRDRASGVGGRLAVESVPGKGTTIEMEVPGG
- a CDS encoding response regulator — encoded protein: MADAIKVLLVDDHQVVRRGLRTFLEVQDDIEVVGEAADGAEGVARAEELRPDVVLMDVKMPGMDGVEALRKLRELANPARVLIVTSFTEQRTVVPALRAGAAGYVYKDVDPEALAAAIRSVHAGHILLQQEVADALLSQEGANSGQGRGGSLTEREREVLGLIADGRSNREIARALVLSEKTVKTHVSNILMKLDLADRTQAALWAVRHGVTG
- the chpE gene encoding chaplin ChpE, translating into MKNLKKAAAVTMVAGGLVAAGAGMASATDGGAHADGKAIGSPGVVSGNVIQAPVHIPVNAVGNSVNVVGILNPAFGNLGVNH
- a CDS encoding chaplin family protein is translated as MNVAKKAALTVTAAGLAVGASSGAAVADSVADSAAVGSPGVASGLDVQVPVDVPVTVTGLSANLIAALNPTFGNVTANH